The DNA sequence TAAGACTGTTTTCGTGACCATAGTCTAGCTGATTACATACAGGTTATACCATAGTATATGGTACATGGTAtaaccataaaaaaaaaaaaacaccaaatgtccttatgtgttttgaaaaataatgaataaagtAAATCTCTGAACTACCAGAAAACATAATCAGAATATCTCAAACACTGTCCATATTTATGAACCTTGGCTTGGTTAGGCTACAAGCCTCCATTGGTGTAGTGGTTACCACATTTGGGTCACAAGCAAaaagttggtggtttgattccaGCCAGAGATATTTGCATGTGGACGTGTATCCGGTGTAAAAAtctgagcagctgaaagtagcttacTTACGAATAAGGCTGTAAGTAGTGCACCACAAGTATGAGTATCTTCTCTTTTCATCGTGATTAAAGGTGGGAAATACAGAGGAACTTACAATGCAATCACAATTTGTTTCCCTAGATAATGGTGCAGATACAAGAAAGACACAGGCATGATGGTGttgacctgtgtgtgtgcttttttgtgtgttttatcacAGCCTGTGTGCAGTGGCTGAAAGCAACAGCATGTGAAAATTTGTAGCCAAGTGTGCTCACCTTTCCTGCAGGGATCTTTCCCTCCTTAACCATTTGCATGAGAGGCTGAAGCTCATTCTTGAGCTCGTTAAGCTGTACAAAGAAACAGGAATAAGTCACATCGATTGCACGTCACTTGAAAATTTAAAGGCTCTTCAAGTCTGAAGTTGTGTCCTTCCTATTTGTCTCTTACCTTTGCCTTGAAGTCCTGAATAAGCTCAAGCAGCTCTGGTGACTCTTTCTTCAAAAGCTTCATTTTTTCCTTCTGAGACATCTGCTTCAGGTCTTTCACAATCCTCTCTTCTTTTTCCACAGGCTTGCTTTCATCCTCCTCCACAGCAAATTCCTTCATTTAGGCAAAGACATACAATTAGAATTAGACGCTTCTGTCAGCATGTCATTAGGCCTACAAGAGAGTGTTAAATACCTGAAAAAAGTTCAAATCATAATCCTCCTCGCTCAGATTTGCAGCTAAACGTTTTTGGATGTTTTtagcctcttcttcttcttcttgttcctCAGCCTCCAACTCTTCTTGTGATTTCCCTTCTGTAATAACAGTGATCGAAATGTTGCATAATAAAAGATAATGCAATCATCACACAATGCAATTATACGGCTTGAGATAAAAGGTTCTTACTTGAGGTCACATAATCTGAATCgtagaacatttttttctttctgccccAGGCCATTTCATTAGGGAGCTCTGCAGCAGACAATGTAAACACAGTGAGACAGGCTCAAaatgaaaagcataaaaaacaaaaaagaaaaaaaaaaaaaaggtcaatttACCGTCCTCATTTCTCCCTTCTAAATCACTCTCCATATCTGTCCCCTCTTcctcattttcttcttcctcccctTCATCATCTTCCGACTCAGAAAGATCAAGGGGCATCACCTCCTCCTGTGAAATTTCGATAATCTCGGGTTTCTTCTCGGCTGTTCCTCTATATTTTTAACCTGCAGTTACTTTTAAACAAACACTTATGACATTACCTCATCGTCCACTTCCTCCTGGTCGCTCTCCATTTGAACACCTCGGGCGAGAAGTTTCTGCGGCAAAGACACCGGAGCACGAAGAAAGGTTACAGAACACAACTGTTGAACTGCACACTTACCGTAGAACAAATAAAGAGGGGAACTTACTGCAATCTTCTCATCATGAAACTCATCGATCTTGTCTTTTGTGTATGTTGAGGAtttctgaaagagaaaagagaaaacaccattgagaaagaaaacagttcTATCAAAGTCACCATATGAGATCATGCTGGTCTTTATTTAGTTTATTCTTCACAGGTCACAAGTGTTTGGCTCAACGTAGATATTACCGCTTTGTTGGTTACAGAAAGCAACAGTTTAATCATACAATCAGGCAAGATTTCAgatcttgtttttattatttgacaGCTATAATTTGACCTCTCTTCTTTTCAAAATAATACTTTGTCCCCCTTAAAGTCACACCAACTACCCTCTAGTTTAGAAATCAGAGGACAATAACAACTTGGGTAAAGTAAGCAAAGGGCCACACACTGAGTAActgtaacataatgtaacaTAATGTGAAATCATGTTAAACtccaaagaaatcattaaaacccCCACATCCATGCCCAAGATgcatgtaaacttctgaccacagctGTATAAAACACTGCGTGTCTTACCTTATCAGGGACAGGCATGTCGTTGTAGGCTTCAGGGTCGTCTTCATCATAGACCTCATCTTTATTTGGCCTCTGTGCGTGTTTTCCCCTGAACAGCAAAAGACagataacaaataaaaactcaaatttcTGGTTAAATACCAGATTTATTTTTCCCGGATCACTCCAAACTTCACTAGCGCCAGCTCCCATCACAGCAGTGGAGTGTAAATCATGCACCCGTATGCTTATAAATTAAGACTAACAACTTATCGGGGTTTCTACAATACTACACGCCAATTGTGACCACACgaaaaacagagcagagacGCTATAAAGACAAGCTAACACGTAGATACATCTTAGCCAAACTGACCGTTTTGCTCGAACCATGATGAACCAGCTTCACACACAACGGACAATAAACCACGTCTGTGTGCGTATAAATGCAgattaaaactgaatatattcaCTTCAGTTAACTGCACACATATATTTTACTCACTGGATACCATGTGCCACAAGAAACGTCCTTTTCCTCTTTAGCTCAAACGGCAATCAGAGAGGAAACCTACCGCCCCCTGCTGTCCTGGAGGATTTCTACAAACTGTGTGGAGAGTTATCTGATCATTCtgacatgtgtgtatttattctTAAAAAATTGGCCCCCCAACATcgcataataaaataattttagctattaattttagctgttatattttacaagcttttttttttttttaaattttacaagCTTTATGAATTAAGATTAAGTAACAGAGCATGTATTTTTATACTTAGAGCCACTTTCTGTTAATCTTACAGTAATGTGTGTGAAGAAAAATGAAGTGATATGATTTATATGCGGCTTATTTGTTCtctgaaaattaaaatatacTTTCAAGAACACAATATCATTCCAATATTATTCCTTGTGATTGTTCTCAATGTTTGCCCATGCACTGAACTCTTGAATTGTACAGTAGTCTCTCCTGCACATAAATACCTGCATAAATTCATAATACTCAGTATAGAAAGTACAAAAGTTACATATATTTTAAGTACAGTACAGCTGAATGAGTGGAAGAGAATACTGATGACATCtaaataattttgaaaaagaaaaaaattaattaaattaaaagtttaagaaaaaatttaagaaaatgtCTAAAATCTCTATACATTGTAAGTTGTGATTAGTTAACCTTactaagaaaaaacacacaaataaattgcttataaaaacaaataaaatgggaatgtgTGCTATACTAACAAAGAATTTTGTTGTGAACTTTACTTATGCTCAGTTTGTAAGTCTGAAAGTTCCTGCAACATATGATTTCTCAGTTTACCGGAAACTCgtttactatatatatatatatatatatatatatatatatatatatatatatatatatatatagagagagagagagagagagagagagagagagagagagagagagagagaggcattcattatggcagcacaagaacaagctctgaacATAAGATCCAGAGGTatggtgtatatatatatatatatatatatatatatatatatatatatatatatatatatatgtgcataCAGTGGcagtcctagcctgtttggtgccctgggcAAACAccccctctggcgcccccccaccccacccccggTACCCTCCAcctgctggggcagcaggttgagggtcacagacgccaacagactaaataaactgatccacaaggccagtaatgtggggatggagctggactccattagggtggtgtctgagaggcagatgttgtccaagataaggacaatcatggataatacctcccacccactccatgacgtactggctagtcacaggagcacgttcagtgagagactgagattaccaaaaagcagCACGGAACGACACAGGAAGTCATTCCTGCCCGTGGCCATCTCCccgtacaactcctccatctaatacactgtaaacactgcagtagttacaccctttttacgcacactcttttctactctgtaatattcttgccaattttttgatatttatttacaatcacctctgttaattcttgatatttataatttagtgatctgtatatattagtgctatttcctaaatgtgtaaaatctgtaacatgatgtattgtttggagtttagtctgttactgttactatttttagaaTTTCTTCTTGGaccaactgtaacccacataatttccttagggattaataaagtattctgattctgattctgattgctTCAGCATACATGACCTTCCATtgtccaatgacacatctgcttacctgtatcttttgctcgtttctcctcctcttcttttctcttttttctaaactgagcacctgatggctgtgaacttttcttgtctatcttccattggttttaattttgcactccataacacccatcccccaacccgaggatcaccacaacataaccgaatagacctacaccttagttcacagattggctttgtctagggtttatttgtgggatttcgcacaaccccGGATTCAAATcaggaatacataatgggcttggatttacaacattatgaatgaaatgtgctctatttggaagcagccggccccccTCCCCTgtcgacaggttgtgtgtgagactttaaattatcaaactgtaaattataaattttaaattgttattgatccctttacccctagttctaaagtgtatatttattttcttactcttgttatatttattgtttgtttacttggaCTGCTGTAACCGGAGCCTCGTCGTACTGTatatagcggagatgacaataaagtttactttgacttcaacACAGCaacaagcaggcgcaccgagggctgtCGCGATCACtttatagaatttcgaaaaaaaatCGGTGCGaattataatgcatcataatgtctggtgttttcgtgtttgttggtttgtttttattttgttttaatttgcgagttggttattagatgctgctccagccatccagagaatcccccgccgcctctcctccctgtgccacaagcagcaggcgcacctcgcaaacggagggcgcccttactcccagcaaatgtgcgatagaaaaccgatcggcaacttttattttggagatgcccgtgatgccgcccccaccacgatggcgccctgggcaaccgcccatgtcgcccctatcaaaaaccgctacatatatgtacatacagatagatacacacacacacacacacacacacacacaaaataaatcttCACCTAACAGAACTGAGATACACTCCAGCTTACATGGGACACTAAATTGgataagagcaaaaaaaaaaaaaaaaaaaaaaaaataatggatggatggatgtttattTTCTGTCCTTGCTAGAATAACTGAAAGATCTGAAAATGTACTTTACAACAGTAGAGGTAGAAGTCGAAGGCCAGTATAAGCAGTATGACAGTTAAACTGGATATTTTTTGGTAACATCATTTGTAGATGAGGAGGCCCAGATTACACAAAACATGTTTAGTCTTTAGTTGGCATTGTTAAAATATGAAAAGTGataaaacagaatttaattTCACATTCTAACTGTGATTTTCACCATAGGATTAACAGTAACTTCTAATAGTAAAACACATACATTCTTAATTTTCAAGTAAAGTTAACTAATTCATATAAGTCTATGGAAACCTATtgcaaaaatacacatttacagggagcaagcccccccccccaaaaaaaataaaaataaaaaaaaaataaaaaataaaaaaaaaataacaagattATGAACAGAGATAAAAGTATTCttgttaaaaacaggaaaactttAATCTATCTGATGATGTCCAGATCTAAAGTAGTGATTTGTTCATCTACTTTTTTCACAAAGATTATCAAATATTCAAATATAAATTTCTCATTGTTCTCACCCAACATCTACAAATTATATTTATTACTCTACTTTAAGGTATAAGATTACAATATATTTCACGATATTTTTTTGAAAGgcaaataaaaatattcaaTCTTTAAACACGTTTTCTGTGTTACATTATACATATTTCACAGTATTTTAGTCTCCAGGAATTTTGATTTGTgtattttcagatattttattttcattttcggTGCTACCCTTAAAGCCTGTACttcttaaacattttgttgtttgatttaaaaaaaaaataatttttggaTCAAGTACTGTGAtccatgaaaaagaaaaagaaccaaaaaataaataaattaaaataaaataaaataaataaaaaatccttCTGTGTTTTTCTACACTGAACTGAAAAAACTTACCCCAAAACTTACCCCACATTTCTGGCTTTGTGATTTTGTCACTTAACAATCAATCAGTATGTCTAAATTACCACCAAACCTTCTTTACGTCCACTttcatttgcacatttcattAGCTACACCTGCTTTAGGCATGTAAACGTTGTCACAATGACATGCTTAAATTCATACTGAGGATCAAAATCGAGAAAAAGGGAgatttaagtgactctgaacATGAGctatagcagcagaagaccacacaggGTGACACTCCTGTCAGGTAAGAACGGGACAATTGATaagtctcgatttctgctgcaacacttGCCTTTCAAACTTCTTGTGTTTCTCAAACTTCTTTcatgaacatgacagtgagttcactgtgttCAAacagcctccacagtcaccaaatATCAGCAGCCATGTGATgatgtcatgtcaatatggaccaaaatctctgaggaatttttccagcaccttgttgaatctgtgtcTTGAAGAATTGAGGCAGTTCTGGAGGCAAAGGTACCAGCAaagtgtaactaatgaagtcATTATCAGTTCATCATCAAAGATCTAAACCCACTTGAAGGGGCTCAGTGAAGTCACTTCTATgaacattttaatcaaaaaagATGTTTAACAAATAACAGAGTTGATATTTTTCCTGGTGAGCAGCAACAATATGACTATTTTACATGTAAGTCACCGTACATGTAAAACGTCGTATCCATAATGCCTGTTATCCATATGCCTGTTACTAATGCTTTTCATTACAGTCTCTGCCTGCTTTGGCTTATACTTTCAGTAATTAACACTGCAGATGTCGTAAAATATCCACTGCCAGCCGGTTTCTTTGCTTTGTGACAGAACGTGTTCACAGT is a window from the Pelmatolapia mariae isolate MD_Pm_ZW linkage group LG5, Pm_UMD_F_2, whole genome shotgun sequence genome containing:
- the utp3 gene encoding something about silencing protein 10 gives rise to the protein MVRAKRGKHAQRPNKDEVYDEDDPEAYNDMPVPDKKSSTYTKDKIDEFHDEKIAKLLARGVQMESDQEEVDDEEEVMPLDLSESEDDEGEEEENEEEGTDMESDLEGRNEDELPNEMAWGRKKKMFYDSDYVTSKGKSQEELEAEEQEEEEEAKNIQKRLAANLSEEDYDLNFFQEFAVEEDESKPVEKEERIVKDLKQMSQKEKMKLLKKESPELLELIQDFKAKLNELKNELQPLMQMVKEGKIPAGKGANYLKTKQQLYLNYCTNISFYLVLKAKRIPAHNHPVIERLLTYRNLINELGTVDARLAPEFRQLLAGGEKNKAGSKQAEGKKSKVSNRKEKESGEAVPEAEEESDSDLDEEEALRFYKEAEERLKLKRKGNNPEDEMMEGNEEEEELDPNAKRGITYQMAKNKGLTPKRKKIDRNPRVKHREKFRRAKIRRKGQVREVRHEETRYSGELSGIRAGVKKSVKLK